A region from the Aquimarina sp. ERC-38 genome encodes:
- a CDS encoding helix-turn-helix domain-containing protein, with translation MNFKKGNNFYLIILLILCFCEHLQSQKVADSLKNVSYDYMWERYYADTTRAAKIIYTDAIIARTKKEGDTATLMGGYELRSYLYRKNNRDKYLSYLDSIIKLGELKPINGYPEDKLLERGVDFYLNNDLKNALLDFIKIEDFGKNNTNLIRRNYNHLGLVKYELGDKFGALESYFKSLDMLKRESNSSQKSYLILYFNISNIYNETGKLDSAQYYINEGIRISQELNDTLYYNHFIANKGINLFYKEDYERANEILKKCLDSVQSEEVKAHINYYLGTINKKIGKFEQSLKHYLIVDSIISKINVLNPFYRKTYIELINHYKSKKELKSQFYYLNKLINMDSINHENEVFLNRNLYTDYEIPKLKAERNQIIFNIKQKDRKKMIWIIVLLVGSILILSGFIYQYYKRKSYQTRFLTLYNNQENDQKKEVPTNIKKPSYQLDISEEIIVHILEGLQKFEKNHDYLRAELTLPNLAKQLQTNSKYLSKVISAKKGKNFVQYINNLRVNYAIKKLKNNLSFRKYTLVAIANEIGFKKSESFTNAFKKETGITPFYFIKELQKKHPNS, from the coding sequence ATGAATTTTAAAAAAGGAAATAACTTTTACCTTATTATCCTCCTTATTCTCTGTTTTTGTGAACACTTACAATCTCAAAAAGTAGCAGATTCTCTTAAAAATGTATCTTATGACTACATGTGGGAACGCTATTATGCAGATACTACTCGTGCTGCTAAGATCATTTATACAGATGCTATAATTGCACGAACTAAAAAGGAAGGGGATACGGCTACGTTAATGGGAGGGTATGAATTACGTTCTTATTTGTATCGAAAAAATAATAGAGATAAATACTTATCATATTTAGATAGTATTATTAAATTGGGAGAATTAAAACCAATTAACGGTTATCCAGAAGATAAATTATTAGAAAGAGGGGTGGATTTCTATCTAAATAACGATTTAAAAAATGCTCTATTAGATTTTATAAAAATTGAGGACTTTGGTAAAAATAATACTAATTTAATTAGAAGAAATTACAATCATTTAGGTCTCGTAAAGTATGAATTAGGTGATAAATTTGGAGCCTTAGAATCTTATTTTAAAAGTTTAGATATGCTGAAAAGAGAAAGTAATTCATCTCAAAAAAGCTATTTAATTCTTTATTTTAATATATCTAATATTTATAATGAGACTGGTAAGTTAGATTCTGCTCAATATTATATTAATGAAGGAATTAGAATATCTCAAGAACTTAATGATACATTATATTACAATCATTTCATAGCAAATAAAGGAATTAACTTATTTTATAAGGAAGATTATGAAAGAGCTAATGAAATCTTAAAGAAATGTTTAGATTCAGTTCAAAGTGAAGAGGTAAAAGCGCATATAAATTATTACTTAGGAACTATAAATAAAAAAATTGGAAAATTTGAACAAAGTTTAAAACACTACCTAATTGTTGATAGTATTATTAGTAAAATAAATGTTCTCAATCCTTTTTATCGTAAAACCTATATAGAACTAATAAACCATTATAAAAGTAAAAAAGAATTAAAAAGTCAGTTCTATTATTTAAATAAGTTGATTAATATGGATAGTATTAATCACGAAAATGAAGTATTCTTAAATAGAAATCTCTACACTGATTATGAAATACCTAAGTTAAAAGCAGAACGGAATCAAATTATTTTTAACATTAAGCAAAAAGATCGAAAAAAAATGATTTGGATCATTGTCTTATTAGTAGGAAGTATATTGATTTTATCCGGTTTTATTTATCAATATTATAAAAGAAAAAGCTATCAAACTAGGTTTTTGACTCTATATAATAATCAGGAAAATGATCAAAAAAAAGAAGTACCTACTAATATAAAAAAACCATCATATCAATTGGATATCTCTGAAGAGATTATAGTTCATATTTTAGAGGGTTTGCAAAAGTTTGAAAAAAATCATGATTACTTAAGAGCAGAACTTACTTTACCTAATTTAGCAAAACAACTACAAACGAATAGTAAATATTTGTCAAAAGTAATCTCTGCAAAAAAAGGAAAAAACTTTGTTCAGTATATTAATAATTTGCGGGTGAACTATGCTATTAAAAAACTTAAAAATAATCTTAGTTTTAGAAAGTATACGCTAGTAGCTATTGCCAATGAAATTGGTTTTAAAAAAAGCGAATCCTTTACAAATGCCTTTAAAAAGGAAACTGGGATTACTCCATTTTATTTTATAAAAGAATTACAGAAAAAACATCCAAATTCGTGA
- a CDS encoding OmpA family protein — translation MSKTMYLLGIILTIILGTFLQYSFCCSAPEETIVEEEKITEKIPVAPVVEETPVNAFTISENGGDFSYTVAQDNINFALSGETHLEPVKTEVDTGILKLASYLNDNPNKVINITGYYKSSENYSGALPNLGVARATDVKNYLVAKGVNSKQINTFGEIKEDVLLRDTTIIGPLSLVVETDNEADKEAAAEELEDMAARIKADPLVLYFNTNESEINLSAEQRQKVADISRYLDKVEGATCLVVGHTDSVGRLTSNMKLGQERADFAKEYLIQNGIAAAKIEASSRGPKDPIASNNTKEGQAKNRRTVITLK, via the coding sequence ATGAGTAAGACTATGTACTTGCTAGGTATTATCCTAACTATCATTCTGGGTACCTTTTTGCAATATTCTTTTTGTTGTAGTGCTCCTGAAGAAACAATAGTTGAAGAAGAAAAAATTACTGAAAAAATTCCCGTAGCTCCTGTTGTAGAAGAAACTCCTGTAAATGCATTTACCATCAGCGAAAACGGAGGAGATTTCAGTTATACGGTTGCTCAAGATAATATTAATTTTGCATTATCCGGAGAAACCCATTTGGAGCCAGTAAAAACGGAAGTAGATACCGGAATACTTAAATTAGCCTCTTATCTAAACGACAATCCGAACAAAGTAATTAATATCACCGGGTACTATAAATCTTCAGAAAATTATTCAGGGGCTTTACCTAATCTAGGGGTTGCACGGGCGACGGATGTTAAAAACTACCTAGTGGCTAAAGGAGTAAATTCTAAGCAAATTAACACCTTTGGAGAAATAAAAGAAGATGTGCTACTTAGAGATACTACTATTATTGGACCCCTTTCTTTAGTGGTGGAAACTGACAACGAAGCAGATAAGGAAGCGGCAGCAGAAGAATTAGAAGATATGGCAGCCCGTATCAAAGCAGACCCTTTGGTCTTATATTTCAATACAAACGAAAGTGAAATCAACTTGTCAGCCGAACAAAGACAAAAAGTTGCTGATATTTCTAGATACCTAGACAAGGTAGAAGGTGCTACTTGTCTGGTAGTAGGTCATACGGATAGTGTAGGGCGTTTAACTTCAAACATGAAATTAGGACAGGAACGAGCAGATTTTGCAAAAGAATACCTAATTCAGAATGGTATTGCTGCTGCAAAAATTGAAGCTAGTTCGAGAGGTCCAAAAGATCCAATTGCCAGTAATAATACTAAAGAAGGACAGGCAAAGAACAGGAGAACTGTTATTACCTTAAAATAA
- a CDS encoding ABC transporter ATP-binding protein yields MLLSVRNLHVSFYTGSVENEVLSDISIDIAKNEIVGVVGESGSGKSVTSLAIMGLLPKNISKITKGTILFDNEDLTQIAPTTYTKLRGNDIAMIFQEPMSSLNPSMTCGKQVAEVLSLHTQLTQAEIKQKVLILFEKVKLPDVTRAYRSYPHQLSGGQKQRIMIAMAIACNPKLLIADEPTTALDVTVQKDIILLLKELQKEFKMSVLFISHDLALISEIADKVVIMYHGKVIEQGETSTLFKNPVEKYTKALLYSRPSLSVKLKRLPTVSDYGRKGFLPEVVSREDRVLAHQKLYSQKPILEVKNVSKSFYSQLSLFKTKELKAVNNVSFRIYKGETLGLVGESGCGKSTLGNIILRLTKENEGEIFYKGKDITSLSGKALSYFRKDVQLIFQDPFASLNPKMTVGSAIMEPMLYHKLYSTKTECKVKAQELLKQVGLDETHFYRYPHEFSGGQRQRIGIARTIAVQPELIICDESVSALDISVQAQVLNLLNDLKDNYGFTYIFISHDLAVVKYMSDQLIVMNQGNIEEKGDAEEIYKHPKKEYTQKLISAIPKISDA; encoded by the coding sequence ATGTTGCTATCTGTACGAAATCTGCACGTTTCTTTTTATACTGGTTCTGTTGAAAATGAGGTGCTATCTGATATTTCTATTGATATCGCTAAAAATGAAATCGTAGGTGTGGTAGGGGAATCCGGAAGTGGAAAATCAGTGACTTCCCTCGCCATTATGGGGTTGTTACCTAAAAATATTTCTAAAATTACTAAAGGGACTATTCTTTTTGATAACGAAGATTTGACACAAATAGCTCCTACTACGTATACAAAACTACGGGGAAATGATATCGCAATGATCTTTCAGGAACCGATGAGTTCTTTAAATCCTTCCATGACTTGTGGAAAACAGGTCGCAGAGGTATTATCCTTACATACACAATTAACTCAGGCAGAAATAAAGCAAAAAGTACTTATTTTATTTGAAAAAGTAAAACTACCGGATGTTACCCGTGCTTATCGGTCTTATCCGCATCAATTGAGCGGAGGCCAGAAGCAGCGGATCATGATTGCCATGGCTATCGCCTGTAATCCTAAACTTTTAATTGCAGATGAGCCAACTACAGCTCTGGATGTAACCGTTCAGAAAGATATTATTTTGCTATTGAAGGAATTACAAAAAGAATTCAAAATGAGCGTTCTCTTTATTTCTCATGACCTGGCTTTGATTTCTGAAATTGCAGATAAAGTGGTGATCATGTACCATGGAAAAGTTATTGAACAAGGAGAAACTTCAACATTGTTTAAAAATCCGGTTGAAAAATATACTAAAGCTTTACTATATTCTCGACCTTCCTTATCTGTTAAACTTAAAAGGCTACCTACTGTTTCGGACTATGGGAGAAAAGGGTTTTTGCCAGAGGTCGTCTCTCGCGAGGATAGAGTTCTTGCCCACCAGAAATTGTATAGTCAGAAACCTATATTAGAAGTTAAAAATGTATCGAAATCTTTTTACTCACAGTTATCTTTATTTAAAACCAAAGAATTAAAAGCAGTAAATAATGTTTCGTTTCGTATCTATAAAGGAGAAACGCTGGGATTAGTTGGTGAATCGGGTTGCGGAAAATCAACCCTTGGAAATATTATCTTGCGTCTGACCAAAGAAAATGAAGGAGAAATATTTTATAAAGGAAAAGATATTACTAGCCTTTCGGGGAAAGCGCTTTCTTACTTTAGAAAAGATGTTCAACTTATATTTCAGGATCCTTTTGCTTCTTTAAACCCTAAAATGACGGTAGGCAGTGCTATAATGGAACCGATGCTTTATCATAAGCTTTATAGCACTAAAACTGAATGTAAAGTGAAAGCACAGGAATTATTAAAGCAGGTTGGATTAGACGAAACACATTTTTACCGTTATCCTCATGAATTTAGTGGTGGTCAACGTCAACGAATCGGAATAGCCCGGACGATTGCCGTACAACCCGAACTAATTATTTGCGATGAATCCGTAAGTGCTCTTGATATATCCGTACAGGCGCAGGTATTGAATTTACTAAATGACCTTAAAGATAATTATGGCTTTACTTATATTTTTATATCTCATGATTTGGCTGTAGTCAAGTATATGTCAGATCAGTTAATCGTCATGAACCAGGGGAACATTGAAGAAAAAGGAGATGCCGAAGAAATTTACAAACATCCTAAAAAGGAGTATACTCAAAAATTGATTTCAGCTATTCCTAAAATTAGTGATGCATGA
- a CDS encoding HAMP domain-containing sensor histidine kinase, which produces MKLSKFSLRTRIFISMTLLVLIASVLIAAVAIYQYREESEDYHKERLERKEERIQIAIDNALRSTTFPVTEENIPLIFRERERIYQISQEHSLPIHIYSLSGSLLVKSENSLWNDTINKQLKRAIIDTLESHISKRYLIISEKNNKRFLSSYTYITDSRSKPLAIINLPYLEDDDLITRELIEFLKRLGGGFILILMIAILLAYFLSAYITRSLKSISETLDQTRLDKRNNRIEVGESGGELYSLIQAYNGMIDELEQSAAKLAKSEREAAWREMAKQVAHEIKNPLTPMRLTVQSFERKFDPKDPDIKKKVQEYSNTLIQQIDTMSSIASAFSNFAQMPAQKSETLDVVKIVRLALDIFNEDYIVFPNAEESIIAKFDRTQLIRVVTNLVKNGIQAIPEERSPKIMVNVFAEDTDVVITVADNGIGIDDENKTKVFEPKFTTKTSGMGLGLAMVKNIVETYNGSITFISQPDKGTVFKVKFPKS; this is translated from the coding sequence ATGAAACTTAGTAAATTTTCTTTACGAACCCGGATTTTTATATCCATGACTTTATTGGTACTGATCGCTTCGGTATTGATAGCCGCAGTTGCTATTTACCAGTATCGTGAAGAATCCGAAGATTATCATAAAGAGCGATTGGAACGTAAAGAAGAACGAATCCAGATCGCTATCGATAATGCCCTGCGAAGCACAACTTTTCCGGTAACCGAAGAAAATATTCCGTTAATTTTTAGGGAGCGGGAACGTATTTATCAGATTTCTCAAGAACATTCCTTACCCATTCATATCTACAGTTTGTCTGGTAGTTTATTAGTAAAATCAGAAAATAGTTTATGGAATGATACGATCAATAAGCAACTTAAAAGAGCTATTATTGATACTTTAGAATCGCATATTTCTAAACGTTATTTAATCATTTCTGAAAAGAATAATAAGCGTTTTCTGTCTTCTTATACTTATATTACTGACAGTAGATCCAAACCTTTGGCTATTATTAACCTACCTTATCTAGAAGATGATGACCTAATTACCCGTGAACTGATTGAATTTCTAAAACGTTTAGGTGGGGGCTTTATTTTGATCTTGATGATCGCTATACTTTTAGCCTATTTTTTATCTGCATATATCACCCGTTCTTTAAAATCCATATCAGAAACCCTGGATCAAACTCGATTAGATAAACGAAACAACCGTATTGAGGTAGGAGAATCCGGAGGGGAATTATATTCATTAATCCAGGCTTATAACGGAATGATCGATGAACTGGAACAAAGTGCGGCTAAACTTGCTAAAAGCGAGAGAGAAGCTGCCTGGCGGGAAATGGCAAAACAGGTGGCTCATGAGATTAAAAATCCGCTGACTCCGATGCGATTGACCGTACAAAGTTTTGAAAGAAAGTTTGACCCAAAAGATCCGGATATTAAGAAAAAGGTACAGGAATATAGTAATACGTTGATTCAACAAATTGATACCATGAGTTCTATTGCTTCGGCTTTTTCAAATTTTGCGCAAATGCCTGCTCAGAAGAGTGAAACCCTGGACGTAGTTAAAATTGTCAGGTTGGCTTTGGATATTTTTAATGAAGATTATATTGTATTTCCGAATGCCGAGGAATCCATAATTGCCAAATTTGATCGTACGCAATTAATAAGAGTGGTGACAAATCTTGTTAAAAATGGTATTCAGGCCATACCTGAAGAACGATCGCCGAAGATTATGGTTAATGTTTTTGCCGAAGATACTGATGTGGTAATCACCGTTGCAGATAATGGAATTGGTATTGACGATGAAAATAAAACGAAGGTCTTTGAACCTAAATTTACTACCAAGACCAGTGGTATGGGGCTCGGGCTAGCCATGGTAAAAAATATAGTAGAAACTTACAATGGTAGTATTACTTTTATATCGCAACCGGATAAAGGAACGGTTTTTAAAGTTAAATTTCCAAAAAGCTAA
- a CDS encoding enoyl-CoA hydratase/isomerase family protein: MYTNILVSSEEGITKITINRPAKLNALNKVTIEELHEAFNSANQDNQTQVIILTGTGEKAFVAGADISEFANFSTRQGAELARRGQELLFDFIANLETPVIAAINGFALGGGLELAMAAHFRIASENAKMGLPEVSLGVIPGYGGTQRLPQLVGKGRAMEMIMTAGMIDADQAELYGLVNHVVPLPELLPLADKLASKMIKNSPIAITSAIKAINSGFTEGENGFEREIEEFGNCFGTEDFKEGTRAFLEKRKANFKGN, from the coding sequence ATGTACACTAATATACTAGTTTCTTCTGAAGAAGGAATTACTAAAATAACTATCAACAGGCCTGCAAAATTAAATGCTTTAAATAAAGTTACTATTGAAGAATTACATGAAGCTTTTAATAGTGCTAATCAAGATAATCAAACACAAGTTATTATCCTTACCGGAACCGGCGAAAAGGCTTTTGTAGCCGGGGCAGATATTAGTGAGTTTGCTAATTTCTCAACAAGACAAGGAGCAGAATTGGCTAGGAGGGGACAGGAACTTTTATTTGATTTTATAGCTAATTTAGAAACACCGGTAATCGCTGCGATTAATGGGTTTGCCCTAGGAGGCGGATTAGAATTAGCGATGGCAGCACATTTTAGAATTGCAAGTGAAAATGCCAAAATGGGTTTGCCTGAAGTTTCCCTGGGAGTCATACCTGGTTATGGAGGGACGCAAAGACTACCACAATTAGTTGGTAAGGGGCGTGCTATGGAAATGATCATGACTGCAGGTATGATCGATGCGGATCAAGCGGAACTGTACGGATTGGTAAATCATGTGGTACCTTTACCGGAATTACTTCCTTTAGCTGATAAGCTAGCTTCTAAAATGATAAAAAACTCTCCAATAGCTATCACTTCTGCTATTAAAGCCATTAATTCCGGTTTTACTGAAGGGGAAAATGGTTTTGAAAGGGAAATTGAGGAGTTTGGTAATTGTTTTGGAACCGAAGATTTTAAAGAAGGAACCCGGGCATTCTTAGAAAAAAGAAAGGCGAATTTTAAGGGGAACTAA
- the nadD gene encoding nicotinate (nicotinamide) nucleotide adenylyltransferase, giving the protein MRKTGLFFGSFNPIHIGHLAIANHIAEYSDLDEVWLVVTPHNPFKKKNTLLDNHHRLEMVFRATEPYLKLKPSDIEFNLPQPNYTVHTLAYLQEKYPKNSFHLIMGEDNLKSFHKWKNYETILENHHIYVYPRISEKTGEHQFQGHQKIHKVNAPIMQISSTFIRKAIKEQKNIMPLLPPEVFTYLDETNYYR; this is encoded by the coding sequence ATGAGAAAAACAGGACTTTTTTTCGGATCTTTTAATCCCATTCATATCGGGCATTTAGCCATCGCTAATCATATAGCTGAATACTCCGATTTGGATGAAGTATGGCTTGTTGTTACACCACATAATCCTTTTAAAAAGAAAAATACACTTCTAGATAATCACCACCGTTTAGAAATGGTTTTTCGGGCAACGGAACCTTACTTAAAATTAAAACCCAGCGATATTGAGTTTAATCTACCACAACCTAATTATACGGTACATACCTTAGCCTACTTGCAAGAAAAATATCCAAAGAATAGCTTTCATTTAATTATGGGAGAAGATAATCTGAAAAGCTTTCATAAATGGAAGAATTACGAAACCATTTTAGAAAATCATCATATTTACGTGTATCCCCGAATTTCAGAAAAAACCGGAGAACATCAATTTCAAGGTCATCAGAAAATTCATAAAGTAAACGCTCCGATTATGCAAATCTCTTCTACCTTTATTCGAAAAGCCATCAAAGAACAAAAAAATATCATGCCGTTACTTCCTCCCGAAGTATTTACCTACCTGGACGAAACGAATTATTATAGGTAA
- a CDS encoding Abi family protein, translated as MNKIIYSKLPKSFSKQVDLLESRGLIVKNRKNVQTILSNISYNRLSAYWYPFLNEPKNDEIFKSNIHFDQIFKIYQFDSELRIVMFYAIEQIEIALRTQLIFHLSHKFNSGFWFENKDAFKSYLFYIELLKKLSVHTKDSNHEFIKKYSRKYEQYIPPCWKSFETLSFNTLFSIYKNLKDKEEKIVIAKHFGLHHEVFKSWIHTIIYLRNICAHHSRLWNIVLIISPVWSKSPHYEWVQTWENQNQPTKDKELNMYAAICITSYLTNRVNPYNKFKDKIKELLSRFPDINTRGLGFPNNWESESLWK; from the coding sequence ATGAATAAAATAATATACAGTAAACTTCCCAAATCATTTAGTAAACAAGTAGATTTACTTGAATCTCGTGGTCTTATTGTTAAAAATAGAAAAAATGTTCAAACCATATTATCTAATATTAGCTATAATCGGTTAAGTGCTTATTGGTATCCTTTTCTAAATGAACCAAAGAATGACGAAATTTTCAAATCAAATATTCATTTTGATCAAATTTTTAAAATTTATCAGTTTGATAGTGAATTAAGAATAGTTATGTTCTATGCTATCGAACAGATTGAAATTGCTCTTAGAACTCAATTAATATTTCATCTTTCCCATAAGTTTAATTCCGGATTTTGGTTTGAGAATAAGGACGCGTTTAAAAGTTACCTATTTTATATAGAACTTTTAAAAAAACTTTCTGTTCATACTAAGGATTCTAATCATGAATTTATCAAAAAATATAGTAGAAAATATGAGCAATACATACCTCCTTGCTGGAAGAGTTTTGAAACCCTTTCCTTTAACACCTTATTTTCTATTTATAAAAACTTAAAAGATAAAGAAGAAAAAATAGTTATAGCTAAGCATTTTGGTTTACATCATGAGGTATTCAAATCTTGGATCCATACTATAATTTATTTAAGAAACATTTGTGCACATCATAGTAGATTATGGAATATCGTATTAATTATTAGTCCGGTTTGGTCTAAATCTCCTCATTATGAATGGGTGCAAACATGGGAAAACCAAAATCAACCAACTAAAGATAAAGAACTTAATATGTATGCTGCTATTTGTATAACTTCATATCTTACCAATAGAGTTAACCCTTATAATAAATTCAAGGATAAAATTAAAGAATTGCTTAGCAGATTTCCTGATATTAATACACGGGGTTTGGGTTTTCCAAATAATTGGGAATCAGAATCTTTATGGAAATAA
- the gmk gene encoding guanylate kinase — MKSGKLIVLSAPSGSGKTTLVKDLLHKEELNLEFSISAASREPRSGERDGKDYYFLSLREFKDKIKADEFLEWEEVYRDNFYGTLKSEVQRIWDHGKNVIFDIDVVGGLDIKHIYPERTLAIFIKPPSIEELKIRLKKRKTESEDKINMRVAKASTELATAPQFDAIVTNDDLEKAKQEVYQLVQKFLEV; from the coding sequence ATGAAAAGTGGAAAACTGATCGTACTGTCAGCTCCTTCAGGAAGTGGAAAAACAACATTGGTTAAAGATTTATTACATAAAGAAGAACTGAACCTTGAATTTTCAATATCAGCGGCTTCAAGAGAACCTCGTTCCGGAGAACGTGACGGAAAAGATTATTATTTTTTATCCTTAAGGGAATTTAAAGATAAAATTAAGGCAGATGAATTTTTAGAATGGGAAGAAGTGTACCGGGATAATTTTTACGGTACTCTAAAATCTGAAGTGCAGCGTATCTGGGATCATGGTAAAAATGTAATTTTTGATATTGATGTAGTAGGAGGTTTAGATATAAAGCATATTTACCCGGAACGAACCTTGGCTATTTTTATAAAACCTCCTAGTATTGAGGAATTAAAAATTCGTTTAAAGAAACGTAAAACGGAGTCCGAAGATAAAATTAATATGCGTGTAGCCAAAGCTTCTACTGAACTGGCAACCGCTCCTCAATTTGATGCCATTGTTACTAACGATGATCTTGAAAAAGCAAAACAAGAAGTTTATCAATTAGTACAAAAGTTTCTAGAAGTATAA
- a CDS encoding YicC/YloC family endoribonuclease — protein sequence MIKSMTGFGKSQLQLPTKKITIEIKSLNSKNLDINARIPSQYREKELEMRKLISATLERGKVDFGLYLEITGDENATKINEPIVSDYIKQLASFYKEGDRGDLLKMAIRMPDALKTVREEVDEDEFNQIIKGLKTALSKIDAYRKDEGKVLEEDFKNRITIIENLLKEVIKIDPERIEVVKERLRKAVEDLKEEVDENRFEQELIYYLEKFDITEEKVRLSNHLDYFTKTLNSKDSNGKKLGFIGQEIGREINTIGSKSNYAPMQQLVVQMKDELEKIKEQLLNIL from the coding sequence ATGATCAAATCAATGACTGGCTTTGGGAAGTCGCAACTTCAGCTTCCTACTAAAAAAATTACTATTGAAATTAAGTCTTTAAATAGTAAAAACCTGGATATCAACGCCAGAATTCCATCTCAATATCGGGAAAAGGAATTAGAAATGCGAAAACTGATTTCGGCAACTTTGGAACGGGGGAAGGTAGATTTTGGCTTGTACTTAGAAATTACCGGGGATGAAAACGCTACTAAAATTAATGAACCTATTGTATCTGATTATATAAAACAGTTAGCTTCATTTTACAAGGAAGGTGATAGAGGGGATTTATTAAAAATGGCTATCCGAATGCCGGATGCGTTAAAGACAGTGCGAGAAGAAGTAGATGAAGATGAGTTTAATCAAATCATAAAAGGATTAAAAACTGCTCTTTCCAAAATAGATGCTTATCGTAAAGATGAAGGAAAAGTGCTGGAAGAGGATTTTAAAAATCGTATTACCATCATTGAAAATTTATTGAAAGAAGTTATTAAAATTGATCCTGAGCGTATTGAAGTAGTAAAAGAACGCTTACGAAAAGCGGTAGAAGATTTAAAAGAAGAGGTAGATGAAAACCGATTTGAACAAGAGTTAATTTATTATCTGGAAAAATTTGATATTACCGAAGAAAAAGTGCGGTTATCTAATCATTTGGATTACTTCACTAAAACTTTGAATTCTAAAGATTCTAATGGGAAAAAGTTAGGGTTTATCGGACAGGAAATAGGAAGGGAAATTAATACTATTGGTAGTAAAAGTAACTACGCCCCTATGCAACAACTTGTGGTACAAATGAAGGATGAATTAGAAAAAATTAAAGAACAATTACTAAACATCCTTTAG
- a CDS encoding CopD family protein gives MLEIYPYIKSLHLIFVITWFAGLFYIPRLFIYQIEASQKPQPDRDILVGQLKLMTKRLWFIITWPSAILATLFAVWLLFLLPDWLLQSWMHVKLGFVVLLILYHLKNHQIYKQLQNKVYKWDSNQMRLWNEGATLILFSVVFLVIVKSAFNWIYGVIGIILLGIFLMLGIKVYKRIRDKNPRA, from the coding sequence TTGTTAGAAATATATCCATACATAAAATCCCTTCACCTGATTTTTGTAATTACCTGGTTTGCCGGATTATTTTATATTCCGCGGCTTTTTATATATCAAATTGAAGCCAGCCAAAAGCCACAACCGGATAGAGATATTTTAGTAGGTCAGTTAAAATTAATGACTAAACGACTTTGGTTTATTATTACCTGGCCCTCTGCTATTTTAGCGACGCTTTTTGCCGTTTGGTTATTGTTTCTTCTTCCGGATTGGTTACTACAATCCTGGATGCATGTTAAACTAGGATTTGTAGTACTATTAATTTTATATCACTTAAAAAACCATCAAATTTATAAACAACTGCAAAACAAGGTTTATAAATGGGATTCTAATCAAATGCGTTTATGGAATGAAGGCGCTACACTCATTTTATTTTCAGTAGTATTTTTAGTGATTGTTAAAAGTGCCTTTAATTGGATCTACGGAGTAATTGGAATTATTTTATTAGGTATCTTTTTAATGTTAGGAATAAAAGTTTACAAAAGAATTCGAGATAAAAACCCGAGGGCTTAA